GGAGGCGTGCTCCTGGCAACCGGGCGTCAGCCTTTTCTGCAGGGATTGAATCTTGAAGCCGCCGGACTCAGGAGTGAGGGCAGGAAGCTGACGGTGGACGCTGACCAGCGCACCAGTGTTTCCCATATTTTTGCTGTGGGCGATGTGACTGATCGCATCTGCCTCACCCCTGTGGCTGTGGATGAGGGCAGAGCCTTTGCTGATACACAGTTCGGTGGCCGGCCGCGCCAGGTGAATCATGACCTTGTGGCGAGTGCGGTGTTCAGTCAGCCCGAGCTGGCCACCGTCGGCCTTTCTGAAGAAGCCGCGATCAGCCGATTGGGCGCTGATGCTGTGGTGATCCACAGGGCGCGGTTCCGCTCCATGGACCAGGCACTTCCAAAGCGTGGTCCTCGAACTCTGCTCAAGCTGGTCATTGAGGCCGGCACGGACAAGGTGCTGGGCTGTCACATGGTGGGAGAGCATGCCGCTGAAATCATTCAGATGGCCGCGATTGCCGTGGGGATGGGAGCCACCAAAGCCGACTTTGATCGCACCATGGCTCTCCATCCCACCGTGTCAGAGGAATTTGTCACCATGGCTTCGTGATCTTCAGGACATTGCTGTCAAGCTTCGGCGCCACTGCGGGGCCTCGGAAGACCCTTTAATTTGCGCAGAGTTCGTTGTGTCATGCGGTGCTGACTCTCGAGGCTCTGCGTCGTGGAGGCGTGCTGATCGTGCCTCTGATGCTGGTCTCCGTCGCTGTTGCATCGATGGGAGTCGAGCGGTTGCGCTTCTGGTGGCAATGGGGCCGCGGCGATCGTGTCAACTCGGAGCATTCACTGCTTGAACTCGCGCAACTCAAGCCATCGGAAGCATCACTGCGTCAGCAGTTGCTTGTGGCGCGACTCGAGCGCCAGCTCTGTCGTTGGGATGGAGCATTGGAGCTTTGCATGGTTCTGGGGCCTCTCCTTGGGCTGCTGGCCTCGGTGATTGGCCTGATGCAGTTGCTCCAAGCGCTTGGCCCCGGACTCA
The sequence above is a segment of the Synechococcus sp. PROS-7-1 genome. Coding sequences within it:
- a CDS encoding MotA/TolQ/ExbB proton channel family protein, whose translation is MLTLEALRRGGVLIVPLMLVSVAVASMGVERLRFWWQWGRGDRVNSEHSLLELAQLKPSEASLRQQLLVARLERQLCRWDGALELCMVLGPLLGLLASVIGLMQLLQALGPGLTLPSQGGDLIAGYGQVLIGTVLGLLIAVLALLVQRLNRLRAQVVLDAFSDRCLERRSGQI